Proteins encoded within one genomic window of Humulus lupulus chromosome 1, drHumLupu1.1, whole genome shotgun sequence:
- the LOC133804358 gene encoding histidine kinase CKI1, with the protein MISYQEGNFTIAVVVLLSLLLPNWYGMIKHVKEDVNLSSNHLHSQLKSQIERTTKLFSQTTSSTPNLARFLDSSFNGSNLSFFDIENKVSALLFQSLLMTPHLGQISYIGKDGQLLSYSMDQLNQIFVIYSPHYFNMKNTNWYKQRVDHDTGKAVGDVTTFNPFTTINASWFRDLALSSMNGSYAFLGTKWDNDQDLLLQNSATVNHGKGLIVLGFLVKDLSDEFYGDLSSVVGGSLLYLATKDGKMIVNHGLKGTRMVLAVEDHNHVSVSFELIGDGDGDGGDIGSVTCYPYGGSGTSSSSSVISTTVVNIEGTNYDFYCSQLDVIGVESVYALAVAQSEMVNFVHKQSIVQLILLVSIMVTTILPIFSFVFINFRDSIIENYLREALIEQREATKLAEERTQNRSLAFARASHDIRAPLAGITGLIQLSYMEVAPGSDLETNLRQMDACTKDLLGILNSILDTSKIEAGMMKLEEEEFEMAPLLEEVADLYHPVGANREVDMILDPCDASVIKFSHVKGDRIKLKQILCNLLSNAIKCTPNHGQVVLRAWARKPCFTDSSIIDTPNQGGIKKLFSCLSNKKKPHENDHDNDDDDDQAMDMIKNDPHVMDFVFEVDDTGKGIPKEKRKELFKNYVQDKETSVIKGGTGLGLGIVKSLVELMHGEIGVVDKENGEKGACFRFNILLSVCEDAFDNSNSTTIKDQNELDTSELVPSDIGEKEQGASQISTLDPNCSPSPKVDRSYVVLMIQNDERRRVSLKFMKRLGIKVLVVDQWEQLPSALNKVKYMKQGNNSGDNSSNNSSACQGPYNAIETNADVPSSNSGNYALSLFKSSTTTDHQLQGTSDGLVVMVMDTTAGPISQLLEVANEFKNSLENTPCQIVWLLNPLARTIDNSLFDTNDIVMYKPFHGTRLYQVVRLLPEFKGSSSSILGKASTTVPSSRVKHEIEEVGSTSNEFNMRLKKTLSTPDHDYSYSSYLTSKNQFLGEVQEPSESTKTSSPSEKLPLSGKKILVVDDSLFAREMASRIVIKQGATTDLCSNGKEAFQLVSKELANQMKQAESTTLPYYCILMDCEMSVMNGYEATKEIRKEEKLYGVHIPIIGLTAHTPGSEETNKTIQAGMDACLSKPLKNDDLFQAIRYINASK; encoded by the exons ATGATATCCTATCAAGAAGGTAATTTT ACGATTGCAGTGGTGGTGCTTCTGAGTTTATTGCTACCAAATTGGTATGGGATGATTAAACATGTTAAAGAGGATGTTAATTTGAGCTCCAACCATCTGCATTCCCAGCTCAAATCTCAAATTGAGAGGACTACAAAGCTTTTCAGCCAAACAACTTCTTCTACACCCAATTTAGCAAGATTTTTAGATTCATCTTTTAATGGATCTAACCTCTCATTCTTTGATATTGAAAACAAG GTGTCAGCACTTTTGTTTCAGTCACTCCTAATGACCCCACACCTTGGTCAAATCTCATACATTGGAAAAGATGGTCAACTTCTATCCTACTCCATGGACCAACTCAATCAAATATTTGTAATCTACTCTCCTCACTATTTTAACATGAAGAACACCAATTGGTACAAACAAAGAGTTGACCATGACACTGGAAAGGCAGTTGGAGATGTCACCACATTCAACCCATTCACCACCATCAATGCAAGCTGGTTCAGAGACTTGGCCTTGAGTAGCATGAATGGCTCCTATGCCTTTCTTGGAACCAAATGGGACAATGACCAAGATCTCTTGCTCCAAAACTCAGCCACTGTTAACCATGGCAAAGGTCTCATTGTTCTAGGGTTTTTGGTCAAAGACCTAAGTGATGAGTTCTATGGTGATTTGAGTAGTGTTGTGGGTGGGAGCTTGTTGTACTTGGCTACAAAAGATGGGAAAATGATTGTGAATCATGGGCTCAAAGGGACTAGGATGGTCCTTGCCGTAGAGGATCATAATCATGTTTCAGTCTCATTCGAATTGAttggtgatggtgatggtgatggtggtGATATTGGAAGTGTTACATGCTATCCTTATGGTGGGAGTgggacatcatcatcatcatcagtgATAAGTACTACAGTTGTGAATATTGAAGGAACCAATTACGATTTCTATTGTTCTCAACTTGATGTGATTGGTGTGGAATCG GTGTATGCATTAGCAGTGGCACAAAGTGAAATGGTGAACTTTGTGCACAAGCAAAGTATAGTGCAGCTGATCCTTCTGGTGTCAATAATGGTGACAACCATTCTTCCAATATTCAGCTTCGTTTTCATAAATTTCAGAGACTCCATAATAGAGAACTATCTGAGAGAAGCACTGATAGAGCAAAGGGAGGCAACCAAACTGGCTGAGGAGAGGACTCAAAACAGAAGCCTAGCCTTTGCAAGAGCCAGCCATGACATAAGAGCTCCTTTGGCTGGCATCACTGGTCTCATACAGTTGTCTTATATGGAGGTTGCTCCTGGCTCTGACCTTGAAACTAATTTAAGACAAATGGATGCTTGTACCAAGGACCTTTTAG GTATATTGAACTCCATTCTTGACACAAGCAAAATTGAGGCTGGGATGATGAAACTAGAAGAGGAAGAGTTTGAAATGGCTCCTCTTTTGGAAGAGGTAGCTGATTTGTACCACCCTGTTGGAGCTAATAGAGAAGTTGATATGATTTTGGATCCTTGTGATGCCTCTGTGATCAAGTTTTCACATGTCAAAGGTGATAGAATCAAGCTTAAACAAATACTATGCAACTTGTTAAGCAATGCTATCAAATGTACTCCAAATCATGGTCAAGTGGTTCTTAGAGCTTGGGCTAGAAAACCATGCTTCACAGATAGTTCAATCATTGACACCCCAAATCAAGGAGgtataaaaaaactattttcatgCTTGTCTAACAAGAAAAAACCTCATGAGAATGACCATgacaatgatgatgatgatgatcaagCCATGGATATGATCAAGAATGATCCACATGTTATGGACTTTGTGTTTGAGGTGGATGACACAGGGAAAGGAATCCCAAAGGAAAAACGAAAGGAGCTTTTCAAAAACTATGTCCAAGACAAAGAAACTTCTGTAATTAAAGGAGGCACTGGCTTAGGACTTGGTATTGTCAAGTCTTTG GTAGAATTGATGCATGGAGAAATTGGTGTTGTGGACAAGGAAAATGGAGAAAAGGGAGCTTGCTTCAGGTTCAATATTCTTCTCTCTGTGTGTGAGGATGCCTTTGACAATAGTAATAGTACTACTATTAAAGACCAAAATGAATTGGATACTAGTGAGTTGGTACCAAGTGACATTGGTGAGAAAGAACAAGGTGCTAGCCAAATAAGCACACTTGACCCGAACTGCAGTCCAAGCCCCAAGGTAGATAGGTCTTATGTTGTCCTAATGATTCAAAACGATGAAAGGAGAAGAGTTTCACTGAAGTTCATGAAGAGACTTGGGATAAAAGTTTTGGTAGTGGATCAGTGGGAACAACTTCCTAGTGCTCTCAACAAAGTGAAGTACATGAAGCAAGGGAACAACAGTGGTGACAACTCAAGCAATAACTCTTCAGCATGTCAGGGTCCTTACAATGCCATTGAAACAAATGCAGATGTGCCATCTTCAAATAGTGGAAACTATGCGCTTTCTCTATTCAAAAGTAGTACTACTACTGATCATCAACTTCAGGGAACATCAGATGGGTTAGTAGTAATGGTGATGGATACAACTGCTGGACCAATTTCACAGCTGTTAGAGGTGGCGAATGAGTTCAAAAACAGCCTTGAAAACACCCCTTGTCAAATTGTTTGGCTACTGAATCCACTGGCTCGTACCATCGACAACTCTCTCTTTGATACAAACGACATTGTTATGTACAAGCCATTCCATGGGACTCGTTTGTACCAAGTGGTGAGACTTCTTCCAGAGTTTAAGGGTTCGTCATCATCAATACTTGGTAAAGCTTCAACTACAGTTCCTTCTAGTAGGGTCAAGCATGAAATTGAAGAAGTTGGTAGTACAAGCAATGAGTTCAATATGCGTTTGAAAAAGACCCTTTCGACCCCTGACCATGATTACAGCTACTCATCTTATCTTACATCTAAGAATCAATTTCTAGGTGAGGTACAAGAACCTAGTGAATCGACCAAGACTAGTAGTCCTAGTGAGAAACTACCATTAAGTGGGAAGAAGATTTTGGTTGTAGATGACAGCTTATTTGCTCGAGAAATGGCTAGTAGAATAGTCATAAAGCAAGGTGCAACTACTGATCTATGTTCAAATGGCAAAGAAGCTTTTCAACTTGTTTCCAAAGAACTAGCCAATCAGATGAAACAAGCAGAATCTACGACTCTTCCTTACTATTGTATATTGATGGATTGTGAG ATGTCAGTAATGAATGGATATGAAGCAACTAAGGAGATAAGAAAAGAGGAGAAACTATATGGTGTTCATATACCAATAATAGGACTGACTGCTCATACACCGGGTTCTGAAGAAACTAACAAGACAATACAAGCTGGGATGGACGCTTGTCTAAGCAAACCGTTGAAAAATGACGATCTGTTTCAAGCCATCAGATACATCAATGCATCAAAGTGA